A stretch of the Panicum virgatum strain AP13 chromosome 9N, P.virgatum_v5, whole genome shotgun sequence genome encodes the following:
- the LOC120693039 gene encoding indole-3-acetate beta-glucosyltransferase-like, which yields MAHVLVVPLPAQGHMNPMVQFARRLASKGVATTLVTTRFVARTAGGVDARPAAVEAISDGHDEGGLASAASVAEYLEKQAAAMSGSLAALIEARAPGQGRFTCVVYDSYEHWVPPVARRAGLPAVPFSTQSCAVSAVYYHFSQGRLAVPPPADEDGAAARSKALEGLPEMERSEFPSSVFDGGPYPMIAESALKQFAHEGKDDWVLFNSFEELESEVLAGLTNYMKARAIGPCVPLPAAGTGATARITYGANMLNPEDACIKWLDTKLPGSVAYVSFGSFASLGAAQTEELARGLLAAGRPFLWVVRATEEHELPHHLLDEPTASGAAMIVRWCPQLDVLAHPAVGCFVTHCGWNSTLEALSFGVPMVALGLWSDQPTNARCVEVAWGAGARARRDAGTAVFPRGEVERCVRAVMGGAAARAAAGKWRDRARAAVAPGGSSDRSLDEFVEFVRAGAAEKWKALVLEGSGGAGSEM from the exons aTGGCGCACGTCCTCGTGGTGCCGCTCCCGGCCCAGGGCCACATGAACCCCATGGTGCAGTTCGCCAGGCGGCTGGCGTCCAAGGGCGTGGCCACCACGCTCGTCACCACCCGCTTCGTCGCGcggacggccggcggcgtggacgcgcgcccggcggcggttgAGGCCATCTCCGACGGGCACGACGAGGGCGGGCTCGCCTCGGCCGCGAGCGTCGCCGAGTACCTGGAGAAGCAGGCGGCCGCCATGTCCGGGTCGCTGGCGGCGCTCATCGAGGCGCGCGCGCCGGGGCAGGGGCGCTTCACGTGCGTCGTGTACGACTCGTACGAGCACTGGGTGCCGCCcgtggcgcggcgggcgggcctGCCCGCCGTCCCCTTCTCCACGCAGTCGTGCGCTGTCAGCGCCGTGTACTACCACTTCAGCCAGGGGAggctcgccgtgccgccgccggccgatgaggacggcgccgccgcacgGAGCAAGGCGCTCGAGGGGCTGCCGGAGATGGAGAGGTCGGAGTTCCCGTCGTCCGTGTTCGACGGTGGGCCGTACCCGATGATCGCCGAGAGCGCGCTGAAACAGTTCGCCCATGAGGGGAAAGATGACTGGGTGCTCTTCAACTCGTTTGAAGAACTTGAGAGCGAG GTCTTGGCCGGACTGACAAACTACATGAAGGCCCGAGCCATCGGCCCGTGCGTGCCGCTGCCGGCCGCTggcaccggcgccaccgcccgGATCACCTACGGCGCCAACATGCTGAACCCGGAGGACGCCTGCATCAAGTGGCTGGACACCAAGCTCCCTGGCTCCGTGGCCTACGTCTCCTTCGGCAGCTTcgcgtccctcggcgccgcccagacggaggagctcgcccgcgggctcctcgccgccggcaggcCGTTCCTCTGGGTGGTGAGGGCCACCGAGGAGCACGAGCTCCCGCACCACCTCCTGGACGAGCCCACGGCGTCGGGCGCCGCGATGATCGTGCGCTGGTGCCCGCAGCTGGACGTGCTGGCGCACCCGGCCGTGGGCTGCTTCGTCACCCACTGCGGCTGGAACTCGACGCTGGAGGCGCTCAGCTTCGGCGTGCCGATGGTGGCGCTGGGGCTGTGGTCCGACCAGCCGACCAACGCGCGGTGCGTCGAGGTCGCCTggggcgccggcgcccgcgcgcgccgcgacgCGGGGACGGCGGTGTTCCCGCGCGGGGAGGTGGAGCGGTGCGTGCGCGCCGTCATGGGCGgggccgccgctcgcgcggcggcggggaagtgGAGGGacagggcgcgcgcggcggtggcgcccggCGGCAGCTCCGACCGGAGCCTGGACGAGTTCGTGGAGTTcgtgcgcgccggcgccgcggagaAGTGGAAGGCGCTGGTTCTCGAGGGAAGCGGGGGTGCAGGGTCGGAGATGTGA
- the LOC120690344 gene encoding uncharacterized protein LOC120690344 isoform X1, with protein MRRLAVLLLPLLLAAGAAAAAVEGPATSPPPPLPPTPPPPPPSHKNATLAELLPLYGLPPGVFPSTVTAFSLANNGSISVDLAGPCYVHFEYLTYFAPRVTGVLRYGSLSDLHGVQVRRFLIWLNVIRIKVDLPPPPRYVYLDIGWITRRLPASDFQSVHSCEESSRCRLSSALAVAAKWLQDFFAQF; from the exons ATGCGGCGTCTCGCTGTcctcctgctgccgctgctccttgccgccggcgcggcggcggcggcggtggaggggccCGCgacctcccctccccctcctcttcctccgactccgccgccgccgcctccatcgcaCAAGAACGCGACTCTCGCCGAGCTCCTCCCGCTCTACGGCCTGCCCCCGGGCGTCTTCCCCTCGACCGTCACCGCCTTCTCGCTCGCCAACAACGGCAGCATCTCCGTCGACCTCGCGGGGCCCTGCTACGTCCACTTCGAGTACCTCACCTACTTCGCGCCCCGCGTCACGGGGGTGCTCCGCTACGGCTCCCTCTCCGACCTCCACGGCGTCCAGGTCCGCCGCTTCCTCATCTGGCTCAACGTCATCCGCATCAAGGTTgacctgcccccgccgccgcgctacGTCTACCTCGACATCGGGTGGATCACGCGCAGGCTACCCGCCTCCGACTTCCAGTCCGTCCACTCCTGCGAGGAATCCAGCCGGTGCCGCCTCTCCTCCGCCCTCGCAGTCGCCGCCAAATGGCTCCAG GACTTCTTTGCCCAATTTTAG
- the LOC120690344 gene encoding uncharacterized protein LOC120690344 isoform X2 gives MRRLAVLLLPLLLAAGAAAAAVEGPATSPPPPLPPTPPPPPPSHKNATLAELLPLYGLPPGVFPSTVTAFSLANNGSISVDLAGPCYVHFEYLTYFAPRVTGVLRYGSLSDLHGVQVRRFLIWLNVIRIKVDLPPPPRYVYLDIGWITRRLPASDFQSVHSCEESSRCRLSSALAVAAKWLQFLSSTP, from the exons ATGCGGCGTCTCGCTGTcctcctgctgccgctgctccttgccgccggcgcggcggcggcggcggtggaggggccCGCgacctcccctccccctcctcttcctccgactccgccgccgccgcctccatcgcaCAAGAACGCGACTCTCGCCGAGCTCCTCCCGCTCTACGGCCTGCCCCCGGGCGTCTTCCCCTCGACCGTCACCGCCTTCTCGCTCGCCAACAACGGCAGCATCTCCGTCGACCTCGCGGGGCCCTGCTACGTCCACTTCGAGTACCTCACCTACTTCGCGCCCCGCGTCACGGGGGTGCTCCGCTACGGCTCCCTCTCCGACCTCCACGGCGTCCAGGTCCGCCGCTTCCTCATCTGGCTCAACGTCATCCGCATCAAGGTTgacctgcccccgccgccgcgctacGTCTACCTCGACATCGGGTGGATCACGCGCAGGCTACCCGCCTCCGACTTCCAGTCCGTCCACTCCTGCGAGGAATCCAGCCGGTGCCGCCTCTCCTCCGCCCTCGCAGTCGCCGCCAAATGGCTCCAG TTTCTGTCTTCGACACCCTGA
- the LOC120690343 gene encoding histone H3.v1, with the protein MVAFSMYRGNLHIGGRDSGAAAERRWERPRPTLSTKRFRRLLRNRSLAIARLAGAPPRPGSPSSADVDGGRGAAENDRQARDDEEADRVDEQGGGQEQQQQQQQGGDELVEEEQQHQAEEEEQEEGAVEDADMDDAGEVVVEGDGNGDAEEGQGESEGVDPSQEEVSYPDQIDEKKRKLNEKLDVLNKKKHDLVQMLKQVLNAEEEIRRRSILASLRAAMPQPSENVTDGSSVSRLGPRMTVDVNFGDVAGDSDAGSNQGTPGRPLHHFHSISPSTASFVRSPFGSLQGHTPRSPATFSMASPSRFAASGHQGQPPGLHSASLPGGNYVASSPSPAASGGSSSVFRDPRPPNST; encoded by the exons aTGGTGGCCTTCTCGATGTACCGCGGCAACCTCCACATCGGCGGGCGCgacagcggcgccgccgccgagcgccggTGGGAGCGGCCCCGCCCGACCCTCTCCACGAAGCGGTTCCGCCGCCTCCTGCGCAACCGCTCCCTCGCCATCGCACGCCTcgccggggcgccgccgcgtcccggcTCCCCGTCCTCCGCGGACGTGGATGGCGGTCGTGGCGCCGCGGAGAACGACCGGCAGGCACGGGATGACGAGGAAGCGGACAGGGTGGACGAACAAGGAGGGGGTCaggaacagcagcagcaacagcagcagggaGGAGATGAGCTTGTGGAGGAAGAGCAGCAGCATCAggcggaagaggaggagcaggaggagggggCTGTGGAGGATGCTGACATGGACGATGCGGGGGAGGTAGTCGTTGAAGGTGATGGCAATGGCGATGCGgaagaagggcaaggtgaaAGTGAGGGCGTTGACCCTAGCCAGGAGGAG GTTAGTTATCCTGATCAAATtgatgaaaagaagagaaagttgaatgaaaaGCTGGACGTCCTAAACAAGAAAAAGCATGATCTTGTGCAGATGCTGAAGCAG GTTTTAAATGCTGAAGAGGAAATCCGAAGGCGGAGCATACTAGCTTCATTGCGTGCTGCCATGCCTCAGCCATCAGAAAATGTAACAGATGGAAGTTCTGTTTCCAGGCTGGGCCCCAGAATGACCGTTGACGTCAATTTTGGTGATGTTGCTGGCGATTCAGATGCTGGTTCCAACCAGGGCACTCCTGGAAGACCCTTGCATCACTTCCACAGCATATCTCCTTCGACAGCCTCTTTTGTTAGGTCACCTTTTGGTTCTCTACAG GGCCACACTCCAAGGAGTCCAGCAACATTCTCTATGGCAAGTCCATCACGCTTTGCAGCAAGCGGGCACCAAGGACAACCTCCTGGCCTGCATTCAGCATCTTTGCCAGGAGGTAACTATGTAGCCTCATCGCCTTCCCCAGCAGCATCTGGTGGTTCTTCATCAGTGTTTAGGGACCCTCGTCCCCCCAACTCTACCTAG